A region of the Candidatus Cloacimonas sp. genome:
TAACTGCTCTATCCGTTTCCGGTAAAAATCTTGCTGCCTGACTGTGAGCAAGAAAAACCTCTAATTCCTGAAGCAACCAATCCGGAATATTCTTTTCGTTTAATGCCTGCATTTTTTCCTGCGTGGAGAGATGGTTGGAAAGCTTGTATTTGGAAGCAAGGTATTCAAATAGTGCCTTTTCCGCCAGAGGATAGAAATCCGGGGATAGATTCCTGGCTGCCGTCGTAGCTGGTTTCAAATAATGCAACAGGACTTTTTCGGCTTTTAACGAAGCATAGCGTTCCGGATTATCCCTTTTCATTTTACTTTCCCAAGCAACAATGGAAACAGCTATTGTTACCCCAACTATCAAGAGCATCAAAATCCAATACCAGGGCTGTTTTACATAGGGAATATAAGCCGGATAGCTATTCTTCTCTATTTTGGGTAACATTGCTTTAGGATTGCGAGATTGTTTTAAACGACTGAAGTAACTCAGCACTTTGGCAGAAGAAACCTTTATTTTTTCTTTGGGACTGCGGTATAATTTATAACTTCCGCTATCGTTATCAAACCAGGAAAAAGTTAGTTCCGGAAGTTCATACACCCCTTTATCCTGAGGTATCAAAGTATAATAATAAGTTCTGGTTCCTTCAATTCCTGCTTTCAGGTTATCTATCACCATTGGACTGGAAACCTGAAAACCTTTTCGGGAAACAAATTGAGGAGCGGAAAACTGATTGAAATTGCCTCTCCCTTCAATTTTCAAAGTAAAAGTAATCGTTTCTCCCAGGGAAATTTCTTTATCGGAAAGAGAATAACTAAGCTTAAAGTTGCCTACCGCTCCTCCAAAAGAAGGAGGAACATTATTAGCAGGCAAGGGTAGAACATTAATAATTCCGCCTTTGCTTTGCAAGTTTTTATTCAGCAACCCGAAACCGTATAGCCGAGCATAACCTTCTAAAATTGGTGACTGCAATCGTCCCTCTCTATTGGAAATTATCGCTAAGCTTTTAATAAGGGCTCGTTTATATTGCTTTCCCTGAAAGAATACTTCTTCATAATTTAACATCGTTGGTTGTTCGTATGTGCTTTTCCCGTAACCATCGGAATCAATTTCATTCTCCAGATTGAAAGAACCTACCGTTTCATCGGTATAAAGATAGTAGGAAACAATTGCCGGAAAACCACGATACACCTTTTGTTCTTCCGGTAAAGCCAAAATGAAAGTATCACCTGCCCATTTATCATTGTTACCCCAAAAATCTGAATCATCAAAGCCAAAAGAACCAAATCCCTGCACCGGAGGTGAACTTTGAGCCGGTGGTTTTTTTGTTCCTGCAATCACTTCCAGAGAAATTGCCCGGGTGGGATAATAATGCCCGTTTACTTTAACTTTGAAAGAAGGAATGGTGGTCTTGCCTGTTTTTAAAGGAAAATAGATAAAACGAAAGGTCTCCGAGAATTCGGAAATCAATCTGGTGCCTTCCAAAACTACTGAACTACTTGATGAACTGGTCAGATTGCGAAAACTGAACAGCGGCACGGAAGGCGGAGTTGGCTCTTCCACTTTGAGGCGATTGTCATTCGCAATTTTCAGGGTCAATTCCAGCTGCTCATTCATACTGATAGTATTTTTATTTACGGTTACATCAATCTTCAAAGCGGAAAGCACAAGTGGAAACAGCAGCAGGAAAAACAATGCCTTCTTCATTTTTACCACCATTTATCCGTTTTGGAGCTTTGCTTTTGTTTTAATTGCTGGCGGTCTGTGCTTTCTTTGTTATCCAGACCTTTCAAAATATTGCGGATTGCTTCCTGTTCTTGATTATCTTTGTTTTGCTGTATTTGGGCTGCAGGAGGTGATTGTTTTTGCAGTTTACGCAAAGTAAGTTCATAATTTGCCCGTAAATCCTCATCCTCAGGATCAAGCAAAAGAGCTTCTTTAAAGTGTTTCAGAGCTTTTTGGTAGTCCTTTTGCTGATAGGCAATATCACCGCTGTCATAAAGAATATTTTTTTTATCCTTTGCCTTGTTTAGAGCAATCTCAGCAGCCGAATCTGCTTCCGCATAGCGATTTTGCCTGTATAAGCACTTAGCCAGATTGGCATTGGCGGTTACATCGTTGGATTTAGTATTCTTCCGGAACAACTCTTCAGCGCGGGGATATTTTTTTGCCCGGTAAAAGGAATCGGCAAATGACTGACGCACTGCTTTGGGTCTGAATAGCAATTCCAGAATAAGCAATAACAGAATAACCGCTATCACAATCAAGATTATGCGTCTTGTTTTATTGCTCATTGCTTTTCTCCGCTGCCATTAAACCCTTCTTGCGTTTACGCGGGTCTATCACACACTCTATAATAAGCAAGATAATTGCCATTATGGCAAAGAGATAATACTGTTCTTTCAGGATAGTAACTTTCTTACCTCGGCGGGTAATTTCGTTTTCATAGATGCGTTTTAAAATCAGCTGAATTTCTTCACCGCCTGGGGTTACCCGAAAATATTCTCCTTCCGTTATCCGGGCAATTTCCTGCAGGGTTGTTTCATCCAGTTTACTTTTCACTTCTTCACCGGTTTCGGGATTACGAATGATTGTCCCTTCCGGACTTCCCACACCCATAGTATATACCCTGATGCCCTTTATTTTCAATTTCTTAGCTTCTCTTAAAGCAGAATTTTCCAGGTCTTCCCCATCTGAAATAAGAATCAGCGTGTTAGATTTTGAACCCTCGGGAAAAGCATCTGCTGCTAAATTCAAAGCGCTGCCAATATCGGTTCCCGGAATTTCTACCGTGTTACTGTTTAAACCGTTCAGGACAATGCGGACGGCTTCGTAATCATCCGTTAACGGACATTGCAAAGTTGCCACTCCGGCAAAAGCAATTATGCCAATTCTATCGGTTTTCACCTGTTCCAGAAAACTGCCAATCTGTAAAATAGCTCGTAACAACCTACTGGGCATCATATCCGTGGCATCCATACTTTGGGAAACATCTATGGCAAATATAATATCCATTCCGCTGCTTTGCAAGTCCTTATTTTCATAATCCCATTGCGGTCTTGCCAAGGCAATGATAACACAGCCCAAAGCCAGAATGCATAGAAATAGCTTAAAGCCAATCCAGAATGGCGATTGAGAATGATAATAATGTTCTTTCAAATGTAGTTCGGCATAGCGGGTAAAACGACGCTGTAAAAATCTTTCCCGTCTGAACAATAAAATCAGCAGCAACAAACACAGCCCTGAAAGTGCCAGATAGTAAGGATTGGCAATATTCATAGCTGGTCAGGCAAAACAGGTAAAATAATAGTTTTCAACAGCATTTCCAGGAGCAAAAAGGCAAACGCCAACCATAAAAAAGGCATAAAATGCTCACTGTAATTATATCTAAACTGAGTAGTAAAGCGGGTTTTTTCCAGGCGGTCAATTTCATTCATAATCTCTGCCAAGCCATTAGAATCGGTTGCCAAAGCTGCTTTACCCGTTCCTGTCGTTTCCGCTATTTTATTCAGGGTCTCCATATCCAAATCTATAAAAGTGTTTAAATAACGCGTTCCAAAAATGGGATCGGCATAAGGAAAAGGCACTAACCCTTTGCTTCCTACTCCAATAGGATAAACCTTAATTCCCAATTCCTTAGCCATTTCCGCTGCGGCTAAGGGGTCTATTTCTCCGGTATTGCTAACCCCATCGGTAATCAGAATAATCACTCTGCTTTTGGCAGTGCTGTTATGTAACCGGGCAACAGCTTTTGCCAAACCCATTCCGATAGCGGTTGCGGATGCTTCTTCATTCACTTTCAGTTTATCCAGCGAATTCAACATTGCCAAATGATCAAAAGTGAGCGGTATCTGCGTTAAAGCATATTCCGAGAAGGCAACTAAACCAAATCTGTCATTCGGACGCCTTTTCACAAAATCCTTTGCTACGCTTACCGCTGCACTTAACCGATTTTTAGGAGCAAAATCCATCGCCAGCATAGAGCCGCTAATATCCATAGCCATAACAATATCCACTCCTTTATTGCTTAAATCCCTGGTTTTTATGCCCCACCGGGGTTCAGCTATGGCAATACATAAGAATAACAAGATTAAGGAGCGTAAAACCGGATACAGATAACGGAAAGGATATTGACCGCGCGAAATATAACGCAGCTGTTTAACTCTGGAATGAGGTAAATAAAGGCGTCGTTTCCTGTGAATAATAAATTCCCAAACCAGATATAACGGAATTAGGAGTAACAAAAAAAGAAACCAGGGATGACCGAATTTAAGCATTTGTCGGCTCCTGAACAGCTTTGGCGAAACTTAATAAATAATTCCTCAGCCAAAGGGTATTTTCCTCTATTTCAGTATCAGAGGGATGGCGTTTTGCGAACTTAACTAAATCGCAGTAGTTGATAAAATTCCTGATTTCCTGTGCAAAGGGTATATTCCGCTGATATAAAGCAACCGCAATTTCCCTACCCGTCATTTCCAAAGCGGGAAAGTAATAGGTCTCTTCCAAAAAAGAACGCAGAATATCAGATAACCGAAAATGATATAAAACCACTTCTCCTTTGGCAATTAAACCCTCAGCTCTCAATTCCTCCAAGGTCTTTAAAGCTTTTTCCCAGGCAGGTAATAACGGTTGCGTTTTAGGCGAAGGAACAGCATATTCTCTTTTGGGCTTTTCGGGCTTTTTCAGCCAAAGATAAATTCCCAAAGCCAAAGCTATCAATAGCAGCAAAGGATATACCCAAAAAGGAAGTTGCAGAGGGTATTTCCGCAAAGGTTTAATATCTCGTAAAAGGGTATCTCCCTCGGCTAAAACAGAAAGCACATAGACCCTGAAACCATCAGTGTAAACAGGAGTTACACCCCTGTCAACAGGTTGTATCTCTATCCGGGGAAAGGATAAAGCACCTGTCTTTAAAGGCACAATCTTAACCTTCCAGCAACGGGGATTTTTTACTTCCCGTTTGCTTTCCAGAATAGCAAAGTCCTCCAGAGTATCAGGAATGGCAACCCCTTTAATAGCAAAATCGGTGTTAATAACAAACAGAAAAGGAGTTCCCACATTCAAGCTATCGGTTCCCTGAAGTTCCTGATTAAATTCCGCCCACAGTGCAATCGGCAAAAAGGAAAGGAAAAAGGCAATAATCACCAGGGTTTTTTTCATCTGCGTTTTTCTCGTAAAGTGAAGAACTTTCTTAAAGCACCGATATAGGAATCGGAAGTGCGAATTAGTAAATAGTCGCAAGAGCATTTACGAAAGAACTCCTGCAAGTTCTTCTGTTCGGTATTTACTATTTCCTGATATGCTTTACGCAACTTGGGGTCGGAACTGTTAAGCCAAACTTCTTCTCCCGTTTCCGGGTCTTGCAAGGATAAAATTCCCGCTTTGGGAAGCTCCAGTTCGCTATCATCCAAAACCCGCAAAGCCACAACATCATTCTTAGTAGCGAGAATTTTCAGGGAATGCTCATAACCGGAATCAATCCAATCTGAAACGATAAAGAGAATACAGCGTTTTTTTAACATCTTATGGGCATATTCACAGGCATTTTTCAGCGAGGTCTTTTTGCTTTTCGGTTCATAGTATAGCACTTCTCTAAGAATTGCCAAAGCATTGTTGCGTCCTTTGCGCGGGGGTAAAAACTTTTCTACCTGATCGGAAAAGAGAATCAGACCTGCCAAATCCTGATTGGCAACTGCAGAAAAAGCCAATGCCGATACCAGTTCAGCAATTCTTTCTCTTTTAATCATACTGCGAGTGCCAAATTCCTCCGAAGCGCTTACATCTACTAAAAACACTACCCTCAGTTCTCTGGTTTCACGATATTTTTTTATGTAGAGTTGACCCATCCGCGCCGATACATTCCAGTCAATATCTCTGTAATTATCTCCCGGTTGGTATTCCCGCACTTCTGCAAATTCCAAACCCTGTCCTTTAAACCGGCTGTGATATTCGCCTCTGAACATTTCAGCAACAGGATTGCGGGTGCGAATTTCTATCCTGCGAATCTTTTTCAGGATATCAGAAACGCTTTGGGTAAACATAATCGCCTATATTTTAAGGAACTTCAATTTCATCCAGAATACGGTTGATGATCTCTTCGCTGGTAACTTCTTCAGCTTCAGCTTCGTAAGAAAGAATGATGCGATGTCTTAAAACATCTCTGGCAACCGCTTTAATATCATCAGGAATTACATAAGCTCTTCCTGATATGTAAGCATTGGCTTTAGCAGCTCTTGCCAGAAAAATTGTTGCCCGGGGCGATGCCCCAAACTCAATCAGACCCTTCAAATCAATCAAACGCGGATAGCGTTCCGGATGGCGGGTGGAATTGATTAAATGCAGAATATAGTCCTTCAGCTTTTCTTCCATATAAACCTGATCCATCACTTCCCGCATACTTTCTATAGCGTCGGGATTCAGCACTTTGCGTAAAGGAATCGGTTGTTCATTCACCATTCTTTCCAGGATTACTTTTTCTTCATCATAAGCTGGATATTTAATCTTCAATTTCATAAAGAATCTATCTACCTGTGCTTCCGGAAGAGGATAGGTTCCCTCCTGTTCAATAGGATTTTGGGTTGCCATCACAAAAAACGGTTTAGGTAAAGGAAAAGTATTGTCTCCCAAGGTTACCTGTCTTTCCTGCATTGCTTCCAAAAGGGCTGATTGCACTTTGGAAGGAGCTCTGTTGATTTCATCTGCCAAAATAAAATTGGCAAAGACGGGTCCCTTTTTCACACTGAATTCTCCGCTTTTAGGATTGTAAATCATTGTGCCGGTTATATCTGCAGGTAACAGATCGGGTGTAAATTGAATGCGGGAACAGGAGGCATCAAAAACAGACGCCAACGAAGATATAATAAGGGTTTTTGCCAAACCGGGAACGCCTTCAATTAAAATATGACCATTGGCTATAATTCCAATCAGCAAGCGGTCTATAATCTCCCGTTGACCTACAATCACTCTGGCAATTTCAGAACGAACCTCAACCAGCACTGCAGAGCTTTTTTCTACCTGGCTTTGAATCGCCTCAATTAACATTAAACCCCCATAACAGTTTATTAGTTAAGTAGTTATTTAGTGCTTCAGTCATTATTTATTTACACAAAAAACGGGAATCCGGTAAAACCTGATTCCCGCAAGACATTCTTCTCCGTAATCTTCAGCTCAAAATCACAGATTGTTGTTATACAGCTTTGCGGACTTTATTTGCTTTCAGGCAGGAACTGCAGACCTTGATTTTCTTAGTTCCGCCATCACTGGCAACACGAATTTCGTGCAAATTAGGATAAAACCTACGCTTAGTAGCATTTAAGGCATGACTGCGAGAATTGCCTACCTGAGCTGTTTTTCCACAGATATCACATACTTTGGACATAATTCACTTCCCATTTTTTCTTACATCAGGAACCAAAGAAAAGAGAGCGCTATTTTTGACAAGCAATTATTTGGTAACTTGAGGAATGCGAATATCAAACCTGCTTCCATTCGGCTCTACAGGAATATATTCCAAGCGCCCGTTATGCTCCTGAACCAGTTTTTTACAAATTGCCAAACCCAAACCTGTGCCCTGTGTTTTACCATCCGTAACAAAGGGCTGAAACAATTCTTCCCTTAATTTTTCGGGAACACCAGGTCCGTTATCAATTACGGAAATCTGTAACCACCCGGAAGAAATGTTGCTGATAATTTTAATGTTACCTTCTCCCGTTATAGCTTCCATCGCATTTTTAATAAGATTTATCAAGACCCTGCGGATTTTTCCCTCATCAAAATATGCATAGTCGGGGATTTTGTTTTCCACTTCAAAACTGATCTTGCGTTCTTTGAGGGAAGGGGCATACACTTCGCCAAGTTCCTGAAAAAAGGCATCCATATTCACTTTTTGAATTAGAGGAGGGGTTTCCGTTCCTCTGGCAAAATCCAAAATCTCATGCACTAATTGGTCTATCAGCTTGGTCTGTTTCACAATGTTTTCGGTGAATTCACTGCTTTCCGGAAAGATATTTTCCAGCAATTGCGCCGTAAGAACAATAACGGTTAAGGGGGTTTTAATATCGTGAATAATTTTACTGGCAGCCATACCGATAGCCATTAAACGGTTCTTTTGCAGCATTTCATCCATCAGTTCCACAAGGCGTTCATTAGTATTGCGTAAGCGTCTGGAAATAACTCTGGTTAAATTCAACATAATAACCGGATAGGCAAAAAGCATTTCGTTAAATACCGTGCGAGGAATAACTATCAGTTCTACATCTTCAAGAGCAACCACGCTGGCTGAACGAGGACAGTCATCAATTATACCCATTTCGCCAAAAAAATCCCCTGCTTCCAAAGTTGAGAGCTGAGCAAAATGCGTTTCGGGATTAGTTAAGCCCTTATCAATCTCCACTTTACCTTTGCATATATAGAAAAGATTTTCCCCTAAGGAGTGTTCGGTTATAATTGCCTCTCCCTTGTTAATTTCAATTCGCTCCAGGTCTTTCGTCAGCTCTTTTACAGCATCTTCTGATAAGCCGCTGAATATCCCTAAATTGACCTTTTGCACTGTATCAACCATATATACCTCCCATTTTTCTTACCTTCAATATTCCTTATATTTACAAAATAAATCACTAAGCTCTTTTGTCAAGTTTTATCAGCTTCACTGCTTTTTCGTAATTTCCAGGGTTAAAATAAACAAGCTACCTGAAATTCGGGTAGCTTGTTTAAACATAGCGTTAGGTGAATAGTTATTTCAGATAAATCATTTTTTTACAACCCGAATAATTGGTTGCCTTCATTTTCAGGTAATAAACTCCGGAGGGCATTGCCTTTCCAGAATCCGATTTTCCATCCCAAACATAATGGAAAGCGCCCATTGTATTGTAATTTTGTTGATAATGTCTTACCAATTGTCCTTTAGAATTGTAGATATCTAATATTACATTATCGGCTGCTTTTAGGTTATAGCCAATCGTAATGTCTGAGCTAAAAGGATTGGGGAACATTTTACCTAATTCTGTTCTTTCTATTAATTGGGGCGGATTTTCCGGGTTATTATTAGCGATTGTAACAGATACAGGACCGAAGTAATCTATATCACCATTAAGTTCATTTGCCTGAAGCCAATAGAAGTAAGTTCCTGTAGCAAAAATTTCAGCATCCGTATATGAATAGGAATGTGTTGACGAACTATTTTCCGCAGTCAGATAACAGCTGAGTTTGATGGCATCGGAAAGATTTTTCCAAGTATTACGATAGATATTGTAACCGGCAATATTGGTTTCAGATTGAGTAATCCAATTTAAGGTAACAAAATTATCAGCAGTAATAAAAGCTGTAAATGAAGACAACTCAACGGGCAATGTTTCATCTTCTCCATTAAAGAAAACAATCTCTACATCTCCATCCGCCTTACCTGCAGATATTGTAAAATCCACCAAATCAACAGTCCAGCTTATATTTTTGGAAACTTTTACCCAAGTCTGAGAAGGCAACACTCTATACATCAGATATGCAGGTATATAACCTAAATCGGGATTGATTTGTATCGTTCTGCCTGTAAAAGTGCCTCCACTTAATAAGATATATAAACCAGGATAATTAACAGGTGTCCCTTCCGGAGCCCAATCTGTAGTTATTACCGGATTAAATATACCGGTAATAGAAGGAATTTGAATTTGCGGGTTAACAGTATTTCCTTCACCGTCTGTTACTGCGGGAAGATCATCAGCATATAAATCTGTAGTAGTAAATTCCCAGGTATCAGGGCTTTGAGCATCACCAGTGGCATTATAGGGTACAATTTTCCAATAATACTTTGTATTATACTGCAAATTATCCGAAAGAGTGTAGCTTGAGCTTGATTGAGAAACTCCATTTAAAACATCGGAAGGCGGATTATCAGTTCCTAAAAACACTTTATAGCCGGTAGGATTTCCACTTGCAGGAGCACTCCAACTTAAGGAAGGACGAAGACCTATATTTGTAGCATTCGTTTCAGGATTGGGAGTTGTTGCTGCACCTGGATAATCAAAAGGAATATTAGTATCCCAGGAAGGTGCCGTAGCAGAAAAAGTTCCATCAATATGATTGGGACTGCTATCCGCAACCGTAGTTCCTGTTCCTTCGGACATTTTGTAATAGGCAATTAAACCTGTAGTAGAAGGGTCAATATTTACATAGCGATTATCAGCTAATTGGGTTGCCGAACGGGTTACATTCCAAATTCTCACTTCATCCACATTTCCCAGCATACAACGAATGTTTGATTGTGTATTTGGAGAATAGCCAATATATACAGGCCGAGAAGATTGAGTACTGGCAGTAGTTGCTGTGAGAGGAGAACCAACTTGAACACCATTCACATAAAGAGTCATAGTAGAGTTGCTACCGGACATTGATTGAGTTATTGCCACATGCTGCCAGGTATTAAGGGTTAGCACATTATTCGCATAAATCTCATACCAATCAGTAGTTCCATTACTTTTAGCAAAGCTAAGGGTTCTATTGCTGCTCCCATAGCGAAACACATAACCAGATGAATAAGTTGGAGATCCTGAACTCCAATCATCCTTACCAACAATTGTATTCATTGCTTTGGTTGAACTAAAATTAGTGGGATAAATCCATGCTTCAATGGTAAAATTGCTATTGGGAATATTAAAAGCTGCATTAGTTCCACAATTAACATATTTTGGTGCCGAAGGAGTTGAACCAACGAAGGATAGGGAATAACCGGAACTCCATAAAGGAAAACTTCCTAATAATAGAGCGGTTAATAATAATAACGGTAAAAAGGGTTTTTTCATTTTACTTTCTCCTTATTTTATTTATATTTCCCGGGCTCTTAGAGAAAATACATAAGCATTTCCTTCGTTAAGCAGCCCGATTTAGTCCTTCTAAATCATTTTCTATCACTTGCATTATACCTCATTCTCTTGCCAATTTATTAAAAAACTGGACAAAACCAAACTCTTTAAGGCGTAAACAGTTAAAGAAAATCACCAATTCTTCATCCTCAATAACAATATAAGCTTATCAATTCTCATCTAAAATAATTTTTGCTTAGCTAATCTGTCAAGGTTTATTTTTCAATTTTTCCTGGTTACCCGATATTTTCCGTTAAGGTAATTGCTCCTATAGCATTTATCTTACTTTTTTACAATTGGTTGCATTAACTATTAAAACCTGCTGTTCCATATCTTCCGGTTATCTATTTTCAATTTTTTTTGCTTTCTCTTTTGCTAATTTACTCTTGCCGGTGGTTTTCTCCTTTCCATAACGGCAATGGCATTTTCTGCAGCCAACAGTGCCATTTTAGTTCTGGTTTCAATGCTGGCAGAGCCGATATGAGGCAGGAGAACTACATTTTCCAACGCAAGTAGTTCCTCCGGAATATAGGGTTCATTTTCATAAACATCCAGTCCCGCAGCAAAAATGCGTCTTTCTTTAAGGGCTTTAGTCAGTTCTTTTTCATCAATAACCGCTCCTCTGGAAGTATTTATCAACACGGCGCTATCTTTCATCAATGTAAATTCTTCCTTACCAATAAGATGGAAGGTCTCTTGCGTTAAAGGCAGATGAAGAGTAAGGATATCCGCTTCCTGCAGCAGGGTTTTCAAAGTAACTTCCGCTGCTTCAAAAGGTAGTGTTTCAGCAAGTGGATTATCATTATAATAGATAATCCGCATCTCAAAGCCCGTAGCGCGTTTGGCAACTGCCTTGCCAATTCTTCCCATTCCTATTATCCCAAGTGTTTTTCCGTAAACATCAAGTCCGCACATCAGCATTGGTTCCCAACCCTTAAAATTGCCATTTCGTAAAAACCGTTCACTTTCCGAAATTCTTCTACAGGTGGCTAAAATTAGTGCCCAGGTAAGGTCAGCCGTAGTTTCTGTTAATACACCGGGAGTGTTGCAAACCGTAATTCCGCGTTGAGTAGCAAAATCCACATCTATGTTATTATAACCTACGGCGTAAGAGGAGATAACTTTTAATTTGGGGGCACAATTTATCACCATTTTATCTATGTTATCGGTCAGCAGACAGATTAAAGCTTCCGCATCTTCAATTCCTGCAATAAGTTCCTGATAAGTTAAAGCACGGTTGTAGGGATTTATTTTCAAGGTAAATTTCTCTTCCAACAATTTTATTGCCGGCTCTGGAATACGGCGGGTTAAAAATAATACCGGTTTCATAAATACCTCACAAAATCGCTGACCTGATGCCTATCCGGCAGGGGAAAATGCTCTGCAGGATAGCCAAGAGGAGTTAAACAGGCAATATAATCCTGAGGGGGAATACCAAGTAAATTCTTAATTTCCTCTTTATCCATATCGGTAACCCAGCAAGTGCCCAAGCCATAAGCTTTGGCAGCCAGCAATAAATGGTAGGCAGCAATACAGGCATCCTGAATTTTCCGGTGTGAGATATCCCCTTTGGCAGCAACGGCAATAGCAAAAGGAGCAGCTAATAGCGGTTTTCCTGAAGGACCTCTCAAGGCAACAATTTTCTCCAAAATTTCCCGCTTTTTAATCACAACATAATAATAACCCTGTAAATTACAGGCAGTTGGAGAATAGCGACAAAGCTCAAAGACATTGTTTAAAAGCTCAGGGGAAACAGGTTCCGCAGTATATTTACGGATGCTGCGGCGTGTTTTTAAGCTCTCTTCCAGCGTTAGATAGGGCTCTAATTGCCGTTCAAAACACTGAAATTCCAAAGACCTGCCTTCAGGATCAGTTGCCCAAAAATGATAGATGTTATATTTTGGATTTTCCCCGGGAGCTGTTTTAGCTATGCTTTTCAGCTTTGTATAAGCGGCATCAACCTGTTCCCGGTCATTAAAAAAGAAAGTTATGGTGCCGCAATTTTCAATGCTTTCACCTTCACAAAAACCCAACAATTGATTACCGGATCTAAATATTACACAGGAATCCTGATCTAACCAGACAGGAAGTTCCAGCATAGAAGCGTAAAAAGACCTTATCCGACCCAAATCCTTGGTTTTGAAGAAGACAATTCCGTTCATTTTTTCTCCTATACTTATCTTTTATAGATATTCTAATCGTTTCAGGGCTGCAGGCAACACCTTTATGGTAACGGAGGCATAGCATTTGTTTGTTTTTACTTACAATTTTTCCACAGCCCTCTCTGTTTTTACAACCCACAAATTGTAAACACTAACAACCGCGCTACAACTGGTTTCCTCATTTCAAAATTGGGAGGTAAAACAAAATTGTTTCTTGAAAAATGGGTTGGTATCGTCTTTTTTTACTAAAGTAATCTTCTTTTTCAATAAACAGTGAGCAATTAGCACATTGACTATTTTTCCTTCCCAGAGAAATTCCGGTATTTTCTCAATAACACTCCGATATGATTCCCGTATCGTTCTCGTATCGCGATATGGGAACGATACGGGAATCTAATTCGCAGCATATTGCAAAAAAACAGGAACTGATAAACAAATATCTTGGGAGTGAAAAAAGAATAATTGCTGCCGATAGTGTGTTATCGCTTTATGGTGTTGATATTCTATACTGCTTGAATAGTGGGTGATTGATTGGTCGGTTGTATGGGTGTATTATTTTGTTTTAACTCACAATTTTTCGGTTTGGAAACCAGTCGTAGAGCGGTTGTAAGTGAACTAAATGTGTGGGATGTGGTTTCATTGAAGGCAGGTGAAAATTGTGAGTCAAAACAAACTGTTTGTTTTGACTCTAAACCGATTCTTCTGTGGTTGCAACTATATGCAGAAGTAACAGAATATTTATCTTTTGTCCGATACTGTCAAAGCTGAAGCTCGGTTTAGAGTTAAAACAAAAATTCCATCCCGAAACAACCATTTCTGAACAATTCCAACCCAACCCTGCAAATGTGAAGAAGGACATTCTTTCACAATT
Encoded here:
- a CDS encoding nitroreductase family protein, with product MNGIVFFKTKDLGRIRSFYASMLELPVWLDQDSCVIFRSGNQLLGFCEGESIENCGTITFFFNDREQVDAAYTKLKSIAKTAPGENPKYNIYHFWATDPEGRSLEFQCFERQLEPYLTLEESLKTRRSIRKYTAEPVSPELLNNVFELCRYSPTACNLQGYYYVVIKKREILEKIVALRGPSGKPLLAAPFAIAVAAKGDISHRKIQDACIAAYHLLLAAKAYGLGTCWVTDMDKEEIKNLLGIPPQDYIACLTPLGYPAEHFPLPDRHQVSDFVRYL